The DNA window TTCGCCTTGCACACCCTCGATCAGAATGGCCGCTGTGGCAGGCGACAGCGCAGCCCGCATCGCATCGAGATCGTTGTAGGGCACCTGCCGGAATCCGGCGACCATCGGTTCAAACCCCTTCTTGACCTTCTCCTGGCCCGTTGCGGCGATGCCGGCCAGCGTCCGCCCATGAAACGAATTCAACGTGGTAAGAATCTCGAACCGGCCCTCGTCATGGCCAAATTTGCGCGCCAGTTTAAAAAGCCCCTCATTGGCTTCACCTCCGCTGTTGCAGAAAAAGCATTTGCCCGGCCCGATGTGGCTGGACAATGCCTGGGCCAGTTTTCCCTGGGGTTCATGGTAGTAGAAATTCGAGACATGCACGAGCCTGCGCGACTGCTCGATAAGGGCGGACGAAATCGCCTCGGGCGCATGCCCAAGGGCAGAAACGGCTATGCCGCCACCGAGGTCGAGATAGCGCTTGCCGCTCACGTCATAGACGTAGCTGCCGGCGCCGTGGCTGAGCACCAGGTCGAACCGGCCATAACTCGGAACCACGTGCTGCTGAAAAAGCTTCTGCACCGCAGCGGCGTCGTTGCGCACAATCGGCGGGGGCGCCGGAACAATTTCTTTCATACTCGAGGCATTCCCAGGAAGCAAAAGAGACAGCACTTTACCTGGAAACCGCGCCGAGGGAAGGAGGAAATTGATTTCTCATATCCGCTAGAAAAGGCAGGCCCTGCCGGTACTTCCGCAAAGCGGCCAAATCCAAAGCGGCACGTGTCGAGCCTTGGCTCGTGCCGGCATCGGCCAGGATGTCGCCGTTAAAATCGACGACCAATGAGCGGCCAGGATAGGAGTAGAAAGGATCGGAACCGACGCGGTTGACGCCGGCCACGTAAGCCTGGTTTTCAATGGCGCGAGCTTGCAACAGGCGCACCCAATGCTGCAATCGCTTTTCGGGCCAGTTGGCAATAACCACGAAGAGCTCGGGCTGGTGGTCGAGGGCGGCCTGGCGGAACAGTTCCGGAAAGCGCAGGTCGTAACAAACAAAAGGGCATACGGAGCAATCCGCCCATCGGAACGCCACCGGTTTTTCACCGGCAACATAATGCTCGGACTCGCCCCCCGGAGTGAATGGCCGCATTTTGGCGTAGAAGGCCAGCAGTTTGCCGGTGTTCGAGAATACCAGGGCCTTGTTTCGAGCGCGCCCGTCGCGCCCACGCATTGCCGCGCCCGCAACCAGGCAAACGTCATACTGTCTGGCCAACTCGGCCAGGAAGTTCTCCGTTTCTCCCCCATACGCCTCGGCGATAGCCCCTGTGTTCATGCTGAAGCCGGTGGCGAACATCTCGGGCAGCACCACAAGTGAACCCTTCGGCGGGGGCGCCTTTGCCAAGAGGCCCCGCACAATTGCAAAATTGGCCGGCTTATCTTCCCAGGCGCTATCAAGCTGGAGAGCCACTACATTCATTGCGCCAAGCTTATTGCGAGACGGCGTTCTTGGCCAGAGTGACCAAGCCGCGCCCAGCAGCGCATTTAAGTGGACTTGCGGCGCCTGGTCCCAAAACCCCCGGACCCTGAGATTTTTCCCCCGTTTCATCCCCCGTCATTAACTCATTAACTGCAACTTCTCCTTTACCTTGAGGGCGTCTTGGAGTAGAGTCCAACCAGTGCAATTCTCAGTCTATCAGAGTGCCAGCCGCGCGCGTTCGGTTTCATTCGAAAGCGCAGCCGCCCCTCTTTTCCCCACTCCACCTTAGCTGAGGCACCCCATCCGGGCCATCCTGGGATTTCGCCAGGATTTATCGCAGCGCCTTTCCAGGCTGCTTTCGCCATTTGGCCGTTTCTCAACTCGATTACAATTTTTAATATTTTTAATGCAAGCTGAAATTTCACGCCGGCGCACCTTTGCGATCATTTCGCACCCCGACGCCGGCAAAACCACATTGACGGAAAAATTCCTCTTGTACGGTGGCGCAGTGCATTTGGCAGGGTCGGTGACCGCGCGCAAGAACCAGCGCGCCACCACGTCGGATTGGATGGAGCTGGAGCGCCAGCGGGGGATTTCGGTGAGCTCGACGGTGCTTCAATTCGAGTATCGCGGTTATTGCATCAACCTGCTCGATACCCCGGGCCACAAAGATTTTTCGGAGGACACCTACCGGGTGCTGACGGCTGTGGACGCGGCCATAATGGTGATCGACGCCGGCAAGGGTATCGAAAGCCAGACACGCAAACTATTCGAGGTCTGCCGCCAGCGGCGCATTCCCATTTTCACCTTCATGAACAAGATGGACCGGCCCTCGCGCGAGCCGCTCTCGTTGCTGGATGAGCTCGAGCGCGTCCTGGGCATCGCGGCATTCCCGGTGAATTGGCCCTTGGGCGACGGCCAGGATTTCCGTGGCGTTTTTGATCGAAAGGCAAAGCTGGTGCATTTCTTTGAACGGGTGCCTGGGGGTGAATATCGCGCGCCGGTGTCAGTGCATGGTCTCTCTGATCCATTGGTACGGGACCAAATGAGCCCTGATGTTTATGCCCGAACGGTTGAAGAGCTGGCCATGCTCGAAGGGGCCGGAGCGCCCTTCGAGCATGAAGCAGTTCTTGCGGGGGAATTGACTCCCGTTTTCTTCGGCAGCGCCGTGAATAATTTCGGCGTGCAACTGCTCCTGGATTCTTTCCTGGAACTGGCGCCGGCCCCCCGCGCGCGCTCCGTCAATGGACGTCTCATACCCACCCAGGGGACGGCCTTCTCGGGTTTCATTTTCAAGATTCAGGCCAACATGGACCCCAGGCATCGAGATCGCCTCGCCTTCGTGCGCGTTTGCTCGGGTTTGTTCGAGCGCGATATGACGGTGGTGCATACGCGCACCGGCAAAAAGGTTCGTTTATCAAGTTCTCATAAACTCTTCGGACGCGACCGCGAGACAATCGACCAGGCCTATCCGGGCGACGTAGTGGGCTTGGTCGGGCATGCCGAGTTCCGCATCGGCGACACATTGGCGCAGGATGAATCGCTCGTTTATAAGGAAATCCCCAGGTTCACCCCCGAGTGCTTTGCGTGGCTGCAGAGCCCCAGCACGGCGCAATTCAAGCGTTTTCGTGAAGGCTTCGAACAACTGTTGCAGGAAGGAGTTGTCCAATCATTTCGGCTCAAGGACAGCAGCCAGCGGGCGCCCTTGCTGGGCGCTGTGGGCCCCTTGCAGTTTGAAGTCGTTCAGTACCGCTTGCAGAGCGAATATGGGGCCCAATCCCGCCTCGAACCGGGTCCTTGGAAAGTCTTGCGCTGGGCCGCCACAGAGGAAGGCGAGGCGATTGATGAAACCAAGCTGCCGACGGGCGCGCACCTGGCCTTCGATGTCGCCAATAAGCCGGTCATCCTGTTTGCCGAGCAGTGGAGTTGCGATTTCTTCGCCCAACGCAATCCCG is part of the Verrucomicrobiia bacterium genome and encodes:
- a CDS encoding nitrilase-related carbon-nitrogen hydrolase, which produces MNVVALQLDSAWEDKPANFAIVRGLLAKAPPPKGSLVVLPEMFATGFSMNTGAIAEAYGGETENFLAELARQYDVCLVAGAAMRGRDGRARNKALVFSNTGKLLAFYAKMRPFTPGGESEHYVAGEKPVAFRWADCSVCPFVCYDLRFPELFRQAALDHQPELFVVIANWPEKRLQHWVRLLQARAIENQAYVAGVNRVGSDPFYSYPGRSLVVDFNGDILADAGTSQGSTRAALDLAALRKYRQGLPFLADMRNQFPPSLGAVSR
- a CDS encoding peptide chain release factor 3 gives rise to the protein MQAEISRRRTFAIISHPDAGKTTLTEKFLLYGGAVHLAGSVTARKNQRATTSDWMELERQRGISVSSTVLQFEYRGYCINLLDTPGHKDFSEDTYRVLTAVDAAIMVIDAGKGIESQTRKLFEVCRQRRIPIFTFMNKMDRPSREPLSLLDELERVLGIAAFPVNWPLGDGQDFRGVFDRKAKLVHFFERVPGGEYRAPVSVHGLSDPLVRDQMSPDVYARTVEELAMLEGAGAPFEHEAVLAGELTPVFFGSAVNNFGVQLLLDSFLELAPAPRARSVNGRLIPTQGTAFSGFIFKIQANMDPRHRDRLAFVRVCSGLFERDMTVVHTRTGKKVRLSSSHKLFGRDRETIDQAYPGDVVGLVGHAEFRIGDTLAQDESLVYKEIPRFTPECFAWLQSPSTAQFKRFREGFEQLLQEGVVQSFRLKDSSQRAPLLGAVGPLQFEVVQYRLQSEYGAQSRLEPGPWKVLRWAATEEGEAIDETKLPTGAHLAFDVANKPVILFAEQWSCDFFAQRNPDVRLSALPVEEQTQ